The DNA window CCGATAACCGTGCCTCCCAGCGGGATGAGGAAATAGCGCTGTTTCTGTCTGATGCCCGCCAGGAGATCGCTAAAGGCCATCTGGTGATATTAGGTGGTGATTTTAACGAGCCTTCCCATCGTGACTGGACCGCTGCCACTAAAGATCTGTTTGATCACAACGGTACCATTATCCCCTGGAATGTAACGATGTCACTTGAACAACAAGGCTTTACCGATGCATATCGCAGGCGGTATCCTAATCCGGTCACCCATCCGGGTTTTACATTTCCGGCCGGTAATACAGCCGTTCCCGTTAGTAAGCTGGCCTGGGCGCCTGATGCCGATGACCGCGACCGCATCGATTTTATCTTTTTTTATCCTGATAAAAGATTACAGCTGAAAGATGCGGTGATCGTAGGCCCCCGTGCTTCAGTGGTATATGGAGCTATTAAAGAAGAAACATCAAAAGACCCGTTTATGGCGCCTAAAGGTGTATGGCCTACCGATCATAAGGCCCTGCTGGTTACTTTTTTGCTGAAGTAAGATAACGACTGACACCAATAAACAGTAGTGATAATAAAAGAAAAATACCCGCAACGCCCAAGGCGTTGATCAATACCTGCGGTATCCCTATCCGGGCGGCATCCACAAACGGATAGGGATAAAAGCCGGAAAAAGAACCCCTGCCAAGAATAAAAATAAAATATACCAGCGGGTATAATAACCATGCCCAGCACTGTTTCCAGTCCATCCTGCGACGGGCGGTAAACAAAGCCCAGTACAACAGAAACAACAGGGGTATCACACTATGCAGCAGTTCATCTACTATTTTTTGCAGACCATGCGGCTGCCATAACAAACGCAGGACCACATTGTAAATAATACCTACTACCAGAATATAAACTGTGATAGCGGTAAGTGTACCAGCCCTGGAAAAGAAACGGGAGCCGGGATACAGCCACAGCGTGGTACTACATACAGCCACCATCAGATTGGTGAGTATGGTGAAATAGCTGAAAAAGCGGACGGTCAGTTCCAGTACAGGCGCAACTTCGCTGTTGATTATCAGGTAAAACTGGGCTGTCAGCGCAAACCATCCGAGTAAGGACAACGCCGCCATGAAGCTTCGGGATCGTTTTATTTCCATAGTATAAGTATACGTTTTTTTTGGATTTATATTTCTCAAACCCCTGCG is part of the Chitinophaga flava genome and encodes:
- a CDS encoding endonuclease/exonuclease/phosphatase family protein; amino-acid sequence: MKKWTLPMLLLLLCWQVQAAIPLKVLQFNIWQEGTVVPGGFEAIADEIIHTGADVVTFSEVRNYHQTRFCERIKAALATRGKTFYSEYSYDSGILSAYPLESFATISPEKDDHGSVYKAVINVKGTNVAVYTAHLDYLHAANYLPRGYHSSTWKKLPAPVTQVDSVLADNRASQRDEEIALFLSDARQEIAKGHLVILGGDFNEPSHRDWTAATKDLFDHNGTIIPWNVTMSLEQQGFTDAYRRRYPNPVTHPGFTFPAGNTAVPVSKLAWAPDADDRDRIDFIFFYPDKRLQLKDAVIVGPRASVVYGAIKEETSKDPFMAPKGVWPTDHKALLVTFLLK
- a CDS encoding Pr6Pr family membrane protein yields the protein MEIKRSRSFMAALSLLGWFALTAQFYLIINSEVAPVLELTVRFFSYFTILTNLMVAVCSTTLWLYPGSRFFSRAGTLTAITVYILVVGIIYNVVLRLLWQPHGLQKIVDELLHSVIPLLFLLYWALFTARRRMDWKQCWAWLLYPLVYFIFILGRGSFSGFYPYPFVDAARIGIPQVLINALGVAGIFLLLSLLFIGVSRYLTSAKK